From the Candidatus Bathyarchaeota archaeon genome, one window contains:
- a CDS encoding alpha-L-fucosidase, which translates to MDCLGGEGRELHERRMAWWREAKFGMFIHWGLYAIPAGVWKDRCIPGIGEWIMHTARIPVKEYEQLAKRFNPVKFDAREWVGVAKEAGMRYIVITAKHHDGFCMFDTKYTDYNIVKATPFGRDPLKELAEACREEGIKLGFYYSQTLDWHHPDGLGNDWDYSPSRQNFTRYLREYVKPQLRELLTNYGQVAVLWFDIGTPTPELARELVEFVREISPDTIISGRIGGVFRWGPIKGLGDYIEMGDNQIPNQKLEEDWEVPATMNDTWGYKSYDHNWKSPGRIIQTLVDIVSKGGNYLLNVGPTAEGEIPEPCVRILREVGEWLRVNGESIYGAEASPIDMAPDSIYRCTVKPGKLYIHVFGWPWYGELRVSGVKSKVKSAYLLADPSELKFKQEGEKVVVRVPEKAPDPVDTVIVLEI; encoded by the coding sequence ATGGATTGTTTAGGTGGAGAGGGTAGGGAGTTGCACGAGAGGAGGATGGCTTGGTGGCGTGAGGCGAAGTTCGGTATGTTCATCCACTGGGGTCTCTATGCGATACCGGCCGGTGTATGGAAGGACAGGTGCATCCCAGGTATAGGCGAGTGGATCATGCACACCGCCAGGATCCCGGTCAAGGAGTATGAGCAACTTGCTAAACGGTTTAACCCTGTTAAGTTCGATGCTAGGGAGTGGGTTGGGGTCGCTAAGGAGGCTGGGATGAGGTATATCGTGATCACGGCTAAGCATCACGACGGCTTCTGCATGTTCGACACAAAATATACGGATTACAATATCGTTAAAGCCACCCCGTTTGGTCGAGACCCGCTTAAAGAGCTCGCCGAAGCATGTAGAGAAGAGGGTATTAAGCTTGGGTTCTACTATTCCCAGACGCTTGATTGGCATCATCCAGATGGTTTGGGTAACGACTGGGACTACAGCCCTTCGAGACAGAACTTCACGAGATATCTACGGGAATATGTCAAGCCTCAGCTCCGTGAACTGCTGACAAACTACGGCCAGGTAGCGGTCCTCTGGTTCGATATAGGAACCCCGACCCCAGAGCTCGCCCGTGAGCTCGTGGAGTTTGTCAGAGAAATATCGCCTGACACGATTATCAGCGGACGTATAGGCGGTGTTTTCAGGTGGGGCCCTATAAAGGGCTTAGGCGACTACATCGAGATGGGGGACAATCAGATCCCTAACCAGAAGTTAGAGGAGGACTGGGAAGTACCTGCCACTATGAACGATACTTGGGGGTATAAGAGCTATGACCATAACTGGAAGTCTCCTGGAAGGATAATTCAAACCCTGGTGGATATAGTGAGCAAGGGTGGTAACTATTTGCTCAACGTCGGTCCTACGGCCGAGGGGGAGATCCCCGAGCCTTGCGTACGGATTTTGAGGGAAGTAGGTGAGTGGCTAAGGGTGAACGGGGAAAGCATCTACGGCGCAGAGGCAAGCCCGATCGACATGGCTCCCGACTCGATTTACCGGTGCACTGTGAAGCCCGGTAAACTCTACATCCACGTCTTCGGCTGGCCTTGGTATGGAGAACTGAGGGTCTCAGGAGTCAAAAGCAAGGTTAAATCCGCATATCTCCTAGCCGACCCTAGCGAGCTTAAGTTCAAACAGGAAGGCGAAAAAGTCGTCGTAAGAGTCCCCGAGAAAGCTCCAGACCCAGTAGATACAGTCATCGTACTGGAAATATAG
- a CDS encoding type II toxin-antitoxin system VapC family toxin, with translation MPEETPEAVLDASILVQAVVRERYTKNALKLIGTLKTIYAPSLILYEIANALVILVRRNFLAKEDAVRKFNHLIRIPTLNIREPNLSKAIDIAVELKLTLYDASYLALALETRIPLITADKILCDRGRRIAKVIHVSETEL, from the coding sequence TTGCCCGAGGAAACTCCTGAAGCTGTCTTAGACGCATCCATACTGGTTCAAGCCGTCGTCAGAGAAAGGTACACGAAGAACGCTCTAAAACTCATAGGTACGCTTAAAACTATCTATGCACCTTCGCTCATCCTGTATGAAATAGCTAACGCGTTGGTTATACTGGTGCGTAGAAACTTTCTTGCAAAAGAAGACGCTGTAAGAAAGTTTAACCACCTTATACGTATACCGACGCTTAACATCAGAGAGCCTAACCTCAGCAAAGCCATAGACATAGCCGTGGAACTTAAACTCACCCTCTACGACGCCTCATATTTAGCTTTAGCCCTCGAGACAAGGATCCCGCTCATCACAGCCGACAAAATCCTATGCGATAGGGGAAGACGCATAGCTAAGGTGATCCACGTATCCGAAACGGAACTATAG
- a CDS encoding type II toxin-antitoxin system CcdA family antitoxin, with the protein MDRLVTVSAKVSEELKRRADELGINISALVRRALEEEVKKLELQRVLKTLREEVKASPKFPEGTIVKIIRETREGRTLARGNS; encoded by the coding sequence ATGGACAGGCTCGTGACGGTTTCCGCTAAGGTTAGTGAGGAGTTGAAGAGAAGAGCTGATGAGCTTGGTATAAACATCAGCGCTCTGGTGAGAAGGGCGTTGGAAGAGGAGGTAAAGAAGTTAGAGCTTCAGAGGGTATTAAAAACCCTTAGGGAGGAGGTTAAGGCGTCTCCTAAGTTTCCCGAGGGAACCATAGTTAAGATAATCCGTGAAACAAGAGAGGGGCGTACGCTTGCCCGAGGAAACTCCTGA
- a CDS encoding type II toxin-antitoxin system VapC family toxin, whose amino-acid sequence MRLFLDSSYLIYLRYSESDQIFDYVTNFLRESVERGDRLFVNMIVVDETLWILTKKYKIPLDEILELMDQLMPILEVIPIDYTDYDIMKKTMVSYGLKPSDALHIASMNKAGIKHIVSEDEEFDKIPWIKRIWLNTANC is encoded by the coding sequence TTGAGGCTCTTCCTTGACTCTTCCTATTTAATATATCTTAGATATTCTGAGAGCGATCAGATCTTCGATTACGTGACAAACTTTTTAAGGGAATCCGTTGAACGTGGAGACCGTCTATTCGTCAATATGATCGTCGTAGATGAGACCCTATGGATTTTAACAAAGAAATATAAGATTCCATTAGACGAGATCCTCGAACTGATGGATCAGTTGATGCCCATTTTAGAGGTGATTCCGATAGACTACACCGATTATGACATTATGAAAAAGACGATGGTGAGTTATGGATTAAAACCATCAGACGCACTTCACATAGCTTCGATGAATAAGGCTGGGATTAAGCATATAGTCTCAGAGGATGAAGAGTTCGACAAGATACCATGGATAAAGAGAATCTGGTTGAACACCGCAAATTGCTAA
- a CDS encoding AbrB/MazE/SpoVT family DNA-binding domain-containing protein: MILMVKLKLKVGPKGQIVLPKIVRDKLGIKLRSYVIADLREDELALQRGLDIEEFLDWLKKSRKPIARRVSKLSLEDEALEALP; encoded by the coding sequence GTGATACTTATGGTTAAACTCAAGTTGAAAGTTGGGCCGAAGGGGCAGATAGTGCTTCCAAAGATCGTTAGGGATAAGCTTGGAATAAAACTTCGCAGCTATGTAATAGCGGATCTCAGGGAAGACGAGCTCGCTTTACAGAGAGGACTAGACATTGAAGAGTTTCTAGATTGGTTGAAGAAGTCTAGGAAACCCATAGCAAGACGTGTTTCCAAGCTCAGCCTAGAGGATGAGGCTCTTGAGGCTCTTCCTTGA